The Haloarcula sp. DT43 genome includes a region encoding these proteins:
- the wecB gene encoding non-hydrolyzing UDP-N-acetylglucosamine 2-epimerase: MTASTVGFVLGTRPEIIKLAPVIQACHRRGIDTHVIHTGQHYSDSLDAVFFRQLGLSPPDANLEVGSDDHGAQTGAMLAGVEAELQAVEPAVVFVQGDTNSTLAGALAGSKMDVDVAHVEAGLRSFDDDMPEETNRVVIDHISDHLFPPTEETAALLRDEGIPEDRITVTGNTVVDAVQTYDDKAASESRILSELGVTEGQFDLLTAHRAETVDDRNAFERILSGVSRASAQADREVIYPIHPRAEDRLEEFGIAVPDRVRLVEPLGFFDFLRLESTADVVFTDSGGVQEETSILGTPCVTLRYGTERPETAFVGANCVAGREPSAIVSAAAQMRGKTGNWTTPFGDGDAAVHILDAIPKLAVSETVTATE; encoded by the coding sequence GTCCGGAGATAATCAAGCTCGCACCGGTAATCCAGGCGTGTCACCGGCGCGGCATCGACACGCACGTAATCCACACCGGGCAGCACTACTCGGACTCGCTGGACGCGGTCTTCTTTCGACAGCTCGGGCTGTCGCCGCCGGACGCGAACCTCGAAGTCGGCTCCGACGACCACGGGGCTCAGACCGGGGCGATGCTCGCCGGTGTCGAGGCGGAACTCCAGGCCGTCGAACCGGCGGTCGTGTTCGTCCAGGGCGATACGAACTCGACGCTCGCGGGCGCACTCGCGGGGAGCAAGATGGACGTCGACGTGGCCCACGTCGAGGCCGGACTGCGGAGCTTCGACGACGACATGCCCGAGGAGACCAACCGGGTCGTCATCGACCACATCTCTGACCACCTCTTCCCGCCGACAGAGGAGACGGCGGCGCTGCTCCGGGACGAGGGGATTCCAGAGGACCGAATCACGGTTACCGGGAACACGGTCGTGGATGCGGTCCAGACCTACGACGACAAGGCCGCGAGCGAAAGCCGGATTCTGAGCGAACTCGGCGTCACAGAGGGGCAGTTCGACCTTCTGACCGCTCACCGGGCGGAGACAGTCGACGACCGCAACGCGTTCGAGCGGATTCTCAGCGGCGTCTCGCGGGCGAGCGCTCAGGCGGACCGGGAGGTCATCTATCCGATACACCCCCGGGCGGAGGACCGCCTCGAAGAGTTCGGAATCGCGGTCCCGGACCGCGTTCGGCTCGTCGAGCCGCTGGGGTTCTTCGATTTCCTCCGCCTGGAGAGCACGGCGGACGTGGTGTTCACCGACTCCGGCGGCGTCCAGGAAGAGACGAGCATCCTCGGGACGCCGTGTGTGACGCTCCGGTACGGGACCGAGCGGCCCGAGACGGCGTTCGTCGGTGCGAACTGCGTCGCCGGTCGGGAACCAAGCGCCATCGTATCGGCGGCGGCGCAAATGCGCGGCAAGACGGGCAACTGGACGACGCCGTTCGGGGACGGGGACGCAGCCGTCCACATCCTCGACGCGATTCCGAAACTCGCCGTCAGCGAGACGGTCACGGCGACGGAGTAA